Proteins encoded together in one Ptiloglossa arizonensis isolate GNS036 chromosome 9, iyPtiAriz1_principal, whole genome shotgun sequence window:
- the LOC143151031 gene encoding uncharacterized protein LOC143151031 isoform X1 yields MRLFKRQASDTSPQLVSATPLSQDGTASLAVVDENSERTKKKIHNENDELVQAPVKENAGDSQKPPSTQSCVSNRKGISTWGRKVGRRWDQLKRSDSSELLSVSGRRRRWSPNRKSSGNPTDEKEKVASGSPELPKPKRISRVESLRNLFRSTERNNNLMGGDVSTRNVTIQEEDVTCISHYPMEKALSEGAIKNGPYRGSVDDSRLGRGSLLHEKKKQISRSIQDLQEQQRVLDYILKNQDILKTQEGSTFARETLDSVRRSASPKQRSSRSASDGSKNSVSTQTREFLSSQLNNIKKNLFNTRSSTSECYRTDAQRPCTTTGLEDLMNNLRLGCDESGYDSDSTRAGADSPDSENSVPAMLKPRSFSITSDDYHGIDLSLPVSTPKKRDATTGTEETEAGPSCHETIVIGNSLLNESVRTDTTALISEGEDTDSCDEDTFEGFAEFQMSCVSPYGKSDANTLPKCDTATSKTSIVEHPLNSGTSKTFSSSTNHELSRIPEKRPFVKSERPVPLSQAVKLQNLQKETRSHIPLKSRKHANASPSAVNLLENAASPCKDSPPATKINTTIVNNPLQYYSPKRSRSNMELDGSDNANTRNKAKRSIQTTKIGHPSAIPSQTPAKTLVRRELKTMKLSVEKPGSLGISVERREAARPFYVISKMDTYGEAARSKQFRIGDEIVRVCGRRLRGMSIMEARNALRSCLGTVELQIAREPTFTFGEELGDTWSDTWGDILVRTRSDSEVWTLKDEKTDVAASVDRLMAESKCKVVGALTKDGNYVSAGVMERLENDSELTAKKESDQKMTGMRKFYVVRKRDTNPVSCSRRATSLSMDLLTITLEKSASKKWGFSIVGGSDSNKGSMGIFVKDIMAGGQAAEDGTLKVGDEILAINGVSMNGLTHARALQTFKAAKAGKMILHVGRRDPTHKRYIIQSKSYDCLDKLTETGVE; encoded by the exons ATGCGTCTGTTCAAACGTCAGGCCTCTGATACCAGTCCGCAGCTAGTTTCGGCCACGCCGTTATCTCAGGATGGAACTGCGTCTCTGGCAGTCGTGGATGAAAATTCAGAGCGGACTAAAAAGAAGATTCACAACGAAAACGACGAACTGGTGCAAGCGCCGGTCAAAGAAAATGCAGGCGACTCGCAGAAACCGCCATCAACGCAGTCTTGCGTGTCCAATCGTAAAG GAATTTCGACATGGGGAAGGAAAGTAGGTCGAAGATGGGATCAGCTGAAGAGATCGGATAGTTCGGAGTTGCTTTCGGTTTCGGGCCGAAGAAGACGATGGAGCCCGAATCGGAAAAGTAGTGGCAACCCAACGGACGAGAAAGAAAAG GTTGCCAGTGGATCGCCGGAATTACCAAAGCCAAAGAGAATCTCCAGAGTCGAGTCCTTGCGAAACTTGTTCAGGAGCACCGAACGAAACAACAACCTTATGGGCGGTGACGTATCCACGAGGAACGTGACGATCCAAGAAGAAGACGTCACCTGCATCAGCCACTATCCAATGGAGAAAGCGTTGAGCGAGGGGGCTATCAAAAATGGACCGTATCGTGGCAGCGTCGACGACAGCCGACTGGGCCGCGGTTCACTGTTGCACGAGAAGAAGAAACAGATCAGTCGCAGCATCCAGGACCTACAGGAGCAACAACGGGTTCTGGATTACATACTGAAAAACCAGGACATACTGAAAACGCAAGAAGGATCCACTTTCGCCAGGGAAACTTTGGACAGTGTGAGGAGAAGCGCGAGCCCGAAACAACGATCCAGTCGGTCGGCGTCAGACGGTAGCAAAAACAGCGTCTCGACGCAGACGAGAGAGTTTCTCAGCAGTCAGCTGAACAACATTAAGAAGAATCTTTTCAACACGCGTTCGAGTACCAGCGAATGCTACAG AACGGATGCTCAAAGACCTTGCACCACAACTGGCCTGGAAGACTTGATGAACAATTTACGATTGGGCTGCGACGAGAGTGGTTACGATTCCGACAGCACCCGAGCTGGAGCCGACTCTCCGGATAGCGAGAACTCTGTACCAGCGATGCTGAAGCCCCGTAGCTTCTCCATAACGTCggacgattaccacggtatcgaTTTATCGTTACCGGTCAGCACACCGAAGAAGAGAGACGCGACGACAGGTACCGAGGAAACCGAGGCAGGACCGTCCTGCCACGAGACCATCGTAATCGGGAACAGTCTTCTGAACGAATCCGTGAGAACAGACACGACCGCGCTGATATCCGAAGGGGAGGACACGGACAGCTGCGACGAGGATACCTTCGAAGGGTTTGCGGAGTTCCAGATGAGCTGCGTGTCCCCGTACGGGAAATCCGACGCGAACACCTTGCCAAAGTGTGACACTGCCACATCGAAAACGTCCATCGTTGAACATCCGTTGAACTCTGGTACGTCGAAAACGTTCTCCAGTTCCACGAACCACGAACTCTCCAGGATACCGGAGAAGAGGCCGTTCGTGAAATCGGAACGACCGGTGCCGTTGTCGCAGGCGGTGAAGCTACAGAACCTTCAGAAAGAGACCAGatctcacataccgttgaagtcacGGAAGCACGCAAACGCCTCGCCGAGTGCAGTGAATTTATTGGAGAACGCTGCCTCGCCCTGCAAGGACAGTCCCCCCGCAACGAAGATCAACACGACAATCGTGAACAACCCGTTGCAATATTACAGTCCGAAGAGGTCTCGATCCAACATGGAGTTGGACGGTTCCGATAACGCGAACACGAGGAACAAGGCGAAAAGATCCATCCAGACAACGAAGATCGGTCATCCGTCAGCAATACCCAGCCAGACACCAGCGAAGACTTTGGTGCGTCGTGAACTGAAGACCATGAAGCTCTCCGTGGAGAAACCAGGTAGTTTGGGTATCTCTGTGGAGAGGAGGGAAGCTGCCAGACCTTTCTACGTGATCTCGAAGATGGACACGTACGGAGAAGCGGCCAGATCGAAGCAGTTTCGTATCGGTGACGAGATCGTGCGCGTTTGCGGGCGCAGGTTGCGCGGTATGTCGATCATGGAGGCTAGAAATGCTCTTCGTAGCTGTCTGGGTACGGTCGAGTTGCAAATAGCCAGGGAACCGACTTTCACGTTCGGGGAAGAGCTGGGTGACACGTGGAGCGACACATGGGGTGACATTTTGGTCCGCACACGAAGCGACTCCGAGGTGTGGACGTTGAAGGACGAGAAGACGGACGTTGCAGCTTCCGTGGATCGATTGATGGCCGAGTCCAAGTGCAAAGTGGTTGGAGCGTTGACGAAGGACGGTAACTATGTGTCCGCGGGTGTAATGGAGCGCTTGGAAAACGACAGCGAGCTCACTGCGAAGAAAGAGTCCGATCAGAAGATGACTGGCATGAGGAAGTTCTACGTGGTCCGGAAACGCGACACGAATCCGGTCTCCTGTTCGCGCAGAGCGACTAGTCTGTCGATGGATCTGTTGACGATCACTTTGGAGAAGAGCGCCTCGAAGAAATGGGGCTTCTCGATCGTTGGTGGATCGGACAGCAACAAAGGATCGATGGGCATATTCGTGAAGGACATTATGGCCGGTGGTCAAGCAGCCGAAGACGGTACTCTCAAAGTAGGAGATGAGATTCTGGCGATCAACGGAGTGTCgatgaacggactgacccacgCCAGGGCCTTGCAAACGTTCAAGGCTGCCAAGGCAGGCAAAATGATCCTTCACGTGGGTCGGAGGGACCCGACGCACAAACG ATACATCATTCAATCGAAATCGTACGATTGCCTGGACAAATTAACGGAGACCGGAGTCGAATGA
- the LOC143151031 gene encoding uncharacterized protein LOC143151031 isoform X2: MRLFKRQASDTSPQLVSATPLSQDGTASLAVVDENSERTKKKIHNENDELVQAPVKENAGDSQKPPSTQSCVSNRKGISTWGRKVGRRWDQLKRSDSSELLSVSGRRRRWSPNRKSSGNPTDEKEKVASGSPELPKPKRISRVESLRNLFRSTERNNNLMGGDVSTRNVTIQEEDVTCISHYPMEKALSEGAIKNGPYRGSVDDSRLGRGSLLHEKKKQISRSIQDLQEQQRVLDYILKNQDILKTQEGSTFARETLDSVRRSASPKQRSSRSASDGSKNSVSTQTREFLSSQLNNIKKNLFNTRSSTSECYRTDAQRPCTTTGLEDLMNNLRLGCDESGYDSDSTRAGADSPDSENSVPAMLKPRSFSITSDDYHGIDLSLPVSTPKKRDATTGTEETEAGPSCHETIVIGNSLLNESVRTDTTALISEGEDTDSCDEDTFEGFAEFQMSCVSPYGKSDANTLPKCDTATSKTSIVEHPLNSGTSKTFSSSTNHELSRIPEKRPFVKSERPVPLSQAVKLQNLQKETRSHIPLKSRKHANASPSAVNLLENAASPCKDSPPATKINTTIVNNPLQYYSPKRSRSNMELDGSDNANTRNKAKRSIQTTKIGHPSAIPSQTPAKTLVRRELKTMKLSVEKPGSLGISVERREAARPFYVISKMDTYGEAARSKQFRIGDEIVRVCGRRLRGMSIMEARNALRSCLGTVELQIAREPTFTFGEELGDTWSDTWGDILVRTRSDSEVWTLKDEKTDVAASVDRLMAESKCKVVGALTKDGNYVSAGVMERLENDSELTAKKESDQKMTGMRKFYVVRKRDTNPVSCSRRATSLSMDLLTITLEKSASKKWGFSIVGGSDSNKGSMGIFVKDIMAGGQAAEDGTLKVGDEILAINGVSMNGLTHARALQTFKAAKAGKMILHVGRRDPTHKRLCHRR, encoded by the exons ATGCGTCTGTTCAAACGTCAGGCCTCTGATACCAGTCCGCAGCTAGTTTCGGCCACGCCGTTATCTCAGGATGGAACTGCGTCTCTGGCAGTCGTGGATGAAAATTCAGAGCGGACTAAAAAGAAGATTCACAACGAAAACGACGAACTGGTGCAAGCGCCGGTCAAAGAAAATGCAGGCGACTCGCAGAAACCGCCATCAACGCAGTCTTGCGTGTCCAATCGTAAAG GAATTTCGACATGGGGAAGGAAAGTAGGTCGAAGATGGGATCAGCTGAAGAGATCGGATAGTTCGGAGTTGCTTTCGGTTTCGGGCCGAAGAAGACGATGGAGCCCGAATCGGAAAAGTAGTGGCAACCCAACGGACGAGAAAGAAAAG GTTGCCAGTGGATCGCCGGAATTACCAAAGCCAAAGAGAATCTCCAGAGTCGAGTCCTTGCGAAACTTGTTCAGGAGCACCGAACGAAACAACAACCTTATGGGCGGTGACGTATCCACGAGGAACGTGACGATCCAAGAAGAAGACGTCACCTGCATCAGCCACTATCCAATGGAGAAAGCGTTGAGCGAGGGGGCTATCAAAAATGGACCGTATCGTGGCAGCGTCGACGACAGCCGACTGGGCCGCGGTTCACTGTTGCACGAGAAGAAGAAACAGATCAGTCGCAGCATCCAGGACCTACAGGAGCAACAACGGGTTCTGGATTACATACTGAAAAACCAGGACATACTGAAAACGCAAGAAGGATCCACTTTCGCCAGGGAAACTTTGGACAGTGTGAGGAGAAGCGCGAGCCCGAAACAACGATCCAGTCGGTCGGCGTCAGACGGTAGCAAAAACAGCGTCTCGACGCAGACGAGAGAGTTTCTCAGCAGTCAGCTGAACAACATTAAGAAGAATCTTTTCAACACGCGTTCGAGTACCAGCGAATGCTACAG AACGGATGCTCAAAGACCTTGCACCACAACTGGCCTGGAAGACTTGATGAACAATTTACGATTGGGCTGCGACGAGAGTGGTTACGATTCCGACAGCACCCGAGCTGGAGCCGACTCTCCGGATAGCGAGAACTCTGTACCAGCGATGCTGAAGCCCCGTAGCTTCTCCATAACGTCggacgattaccacggtatcgaTTTATCGTTACCGGTCAGCACACCGAAGAAGAGAGACGCGACGACAGGTACCGAGGAAACCGAGGCAGGACCGTCCTGCCACGAGACCATCGTAATCGGGAACAGTCTTCTGAACGAATCCGTGAGAACAGACACGACCGCGCTGATATCCGAAGGGGAGGACACGGACAGCTGCGACGAGGATACCTTCGAAGGGTTTGCGGAGTTCCAGATGAGCTGCGTGTCCCCGTACGGGAAATCCGACGCGAACACCTTGCCAAAGTGTGACACTGCCACATCGAAAACGTCCATCGTTGAACATCCGTTGAACTCTGGTACGTCGAAAACGTTCTCCAGTTCCACGAACCACGAACTCTCCAGGATACCGGAGAAGAGGCCGTTCGTGAAATCGGAACGACCGGTGCCGTTGTCGCAGGCGGTGAAGCTACAGAACCTTCAGAAAGAGACCAGatctcacataccgttgaagtcacGGAAGCACGCAAACGCCTCGCCGAGTGCAGTGAATTTATTGGAGAACGCTGCCTCGCCCTGCAAGGACAGTCCCCCCGCAACGAAGATCAACACGACAATCGTGAACAACCCGTTGCAATATTACAGTCCGAAGAGGTCTCGATCCAACATGGAGTTGGACGGTTCCGATAACGCGAACACGAGGAACAAGGCGAAAAGATCCATCCAGACAACGAAGATCGGTCATCCGTCAGCAATACCCAGCCAGACACCAGCGAAGACTTTGGTGCGTCGTGAACTGAAGACCATGAAGCTCTCCGTGGAGAAACCAGGTAGTTTGGGTATCTCTGTGGAGAGGAGGGAAGCTGCCAGACCTTTCTACGTGATCTCGAAGATGGACACGTACGGAGAAGCGGCCAGATCGAAGCAGTTTCGTATCGGTGACGAGATCGTGCGCGTTTGCGGGCGCAGGTTGCGCGGTATGTCGATCATGGAGGCTAGAAATGCTCTTCGTAGCTGTCTGGGTACGGTCGAGTTGCAAATAGCCAGGGAACCGACTTTCACGTTCGGGGAAGAGCTGGGTGACACGTGGAGCGACACATGGGGTGACATTTTGGTCCGCACACGAAGCGACTCCGAGGTGTGGACGTTGAAGGACGAGAAGACGGACGTTGCAGCTTCCGTGGATCGATTGATGGCCGAGTCCAAGTGCAAAGTGGTTGGAGCGTTGACGAAGGACGGTAACTATGTGTCCGCGGGTGTAATGGAGCGCTTGGAAAACGACAGCGAGCTCACTGCGAAGAAAGAGTCCGATCAGAAGATGACTGGCATGAGGAAGTTCTACGTGGTCCGGAAACGCGACACGAATCCGGTCTCCTGTTCGCGCAGAGCGACTAGTCTGTCGATGGATCTGTTGACGATCACTTTGGAGAAGAGCGCCTCGAAGAAATGGGGCTTCTCGATCGTTGGTGGATCGGACAGCAACAAAGGATCGATGGGCATATTCGTGAAGGACATTATGGCCGGTGGTCAAGCAGCCGAAGACGGTACTCTCAAAGTAGGAGATGAGATTCTGGCGATCAACGGAGTGTCgatgaacggactgacccacgCCAGGGCCTTGCAAACGTTCAAGGCTGCCAAGGCAGGCAAAATGATCCTTCACGTGGGTCGGAGGGACCCGACGCACAAACGGTTGTGTCACAGGCGATAG